A stretch of bacterium DNA encodes these proteins:
- a CDS encoding NUDIX hydrolase — MRQPARKVRRAHSAGGVVYRRPQIEVPAPDVRILLLQHEAGKWMLPKGTIEAGETPEAVALREVAEETGLHNVRIVQDLGEERYLFFWKTEDTYYDKTVHYYLMEFLGGEETHPQREEGFVRCDWVSVAEALDRIKYKETREVVRRAEAALAAISRGSSESPEVRHGPSSP; from the coding sequence GTGCGGCAGCCCGCTCGGAAGGTGAGACGGGCTCACAGTGCCGGCGGGGTCGTCTATCGACGTCCCCAGATCGAGGTTCCTGCGCCTGACGTCCGCATCCTGCTCCTGCAGCACGAGGCCGGAAAGTGGATGCTTCCCAAGGGCACGATCGAGGCGGGGGAGACTCCCGAAGCCGTTGCGCTGCGCGAGGTGGCGGAGGAGACGGGCCTCCATAACGTCCGCATCGTCCAGGACCTGGGAGAAGAGCGGTACCTATTTTTCTGGAAGACCGAGGACACCTACTATGACAAAACCGTGCACTACTATTTGATGGAGTTTCTCGGCGGAGAGGAGACGCATCCCCAGCGGGAAGAGGGCTTCGTGCGGTGCGATTGGGTGTCGGTGGCGGAAGCTCTCGACCGCATCAAGTACAAGGAGACGCGCGAGGTCGTCCGGCGCGCCGAGGCGGCCCTGGCAGCGATCTCTCGGGGATCGAGCGAATCGCCGGAGGTGCGGCATGGTCCTTCATCGCCCTGA
- the rpsU gene encoding 30S ribosomal protein S21, which translates to MTEVRVGKDETLDSALRRFKRQVKRSGILTDAKRHEHYEKPSQKRRRRAARRKRH; encoded by the coding sequence TTGACCGAAGTGCGGGTCGGAAAAGACGAGACGCTCGACAGCGCGCTTCGGCGTTTCAAACGTCAGGTCAAGCGGTCGGGAATCCTCACCGACGCGAAGCGGCACGAACATTACGAGAAGCCGAGCCAGAAGCGGCGTCGCCGCGCGGCCCGGCGCAAACGCCACTAA
- a CDS encoding DUF4900 domain-containing protein: MGKGAVGMYGRTICRGERGLVMLSLLSMILVLTVLAALVMFLSGKETALSGVRAAGNESLYVAEGGSYAGRAALMAYMNAYPIGSTTIDPSLSTTTAAGWYAGGANGSQNPFGVLDYLVTDGQRFTLGATASTTSETLQVNWASGYSHLKLQTSGTPANTLGPGSYTATVTLWPNPTADPAGSCAGGGTCSVHLTAPNAYEIFYRYLVTSDGQISPRFKREVRLSGTFSIKLTLQSFSLYALYTDVHNTPTGSPIWFTNSTSFNGPVHTNGEFRFAFFPTFNSTVQSVSSKAWYNNSGSPVELATTENVQGGTRIDAPLVPPDPNPQSATPANFTLGASSVPLPSSPFNQEGVAVGRNPTDASAVTTAQVTSAIPELTGSGSVPNGVYVPVVDANGDCRSDSGDAMKGGVFVQGNVTNMTMSVSGNTAVYTLVQGSNTTTVTVDRVNNHTIVSSNAWLTPPSGGGCPGASQGPATRTFTGVPKGWQGPGNPNAALIYVNGNVNGLSGTLQQNEQTTIAAWGSITISGNIQYQTPPNPSDPTSNPTNVLGVYASGGDILIGPSAPNNLIIQAVLMAGNSTSGYNSSVTVQNYNSGSPRGSVNLLGGLIEKYYGPFGTFNPSTGQIQTGYGRAFTYDTRMSRGFTPPFFPTTNLYVVGSGSQHLEGTKPTWREATPP; the protein is encoded by the coding sequence GCGGGAAGGAGACTGCGCTGAGCGGCGTCCGGGCGGCCGGGAACGAGAGCCTGTACGTTGCCGAGGGCGGGAGCTACGCGGGCCGCGCGGCCCTGATGGCCTACATGAACGCGTATCCGATCGGATCGACGACCATCGACCCGTCACTCAGTACGACCACCGCGGCCGGGTGGTACGCTGGGGGCGCGAACGGGTCGCAAAATCCGTTCGGCGTGCTCGACTACCTCGTCACCGACGGCCAGCGGTTCACCTTGGGGGCGACTGCGTCGACGACGTCCGAGACGTTGCAGGTCAACTGGGCCTCCGGATATTCGCACCTGAAGCTGCAGACGTCCGGGACGCCCGCGAATACACTCGGTCCCGGATCGTACACCGCCACGGTGACGCTGTGGCCGAACCCGACGGCGGATCCAGCCGGATCGTGTGCGGGCGGTGGAACGTGCAGCGTCCACCTGACGGCCCCCAACGCCTACGAGATCTTCTACAGGTACCTGGTGACGAGCGACGGGCAGATCTCGCCGCGGTTCAAGCGCGAGGTGAGACTGTCCGGCACGTTCAGCATCAAGCTGACCCTGCAGAGCTTTTCCCTGTATGCCCTGTACACCGACGTCCACAACACACCGACCGGCAGCCCGATCTGGTTTACCAACAGCACCTCCTTTAACGGGCCGGTCCACACCAACGGTGAGTTCCGGTTCGCGTTTTTCCCGACATTTAACAGCACGGTCCAGAGCGTGAGCTCGAAGGCGTGGTACAACAACTCGGGCAGCCCCGTCGAGCTCGCCACCACTGAGAACGTCCAGGGCGGGACCCGGATCGACGCACCGCTCGTCCCGCCGGATCCGAACCCGCAGTCCGCGACGCCGGCCAACTTTACCTTGGGGGCGTCCAGCGTGCCGCTGCCCAGCAGCCCGTTCAACCAAGAAGGCGTGGCCGTCGGACGGAACCCCACGGACGCCAGCGCGGTGACGACGGCGCAGGTCACGAGTGCGATCCCCGAGCTGACCGGATCCGGATCGGTGCCAAACGGCGTCTACGTCCCGGTCGTCGACGCAAACGGCGACTGCCGGTCGGACTCCGGCGATGCGATGAAGGGCGGGGTCTTCGTCCAAGGGAACGTGACCAATATGACGATGAGCGTGTCCGGCAATACGGCCGTGTATACCCTTGTGCAGGGATCGAACACCACGACGGTGACGGTCGACCGCGTGAACAACCACACGATCGTGTCGAGCAACGCGTGGCTCACGCCGCCGTCGGGCGGGGGCTGCCCCGGCGCAAGCCAGGGACCGGCCACGCGCACCTTCACCGGGGTCCCGAAGGGCTGGCAGGGGCCGGGGAATCCCAACGCGGCGTTGATCTACGTCAACGGGAACGTCAACGGACTGAGCGGCACCCTGCAGCAGAACGAGCAGACGACGATCGCGGCCTGGGGATCGATTACGATCTCGGGCAACATCCAGTACCAGACTCCGCCCAACCCGTCCGACCCGACGTCGAACCCGACCAACGTCCTGGGGGTGTACGCCTCCGGCGGCGATATCCTCATCGGCCCGTCCGCGCCCAACAACCTCATCATCCAGGCGGTGCTGATGGCCGGCAACAGCACCAGCGGCTACAACAGCTCGGTCACCGTGCAGAACTACAACAGCGGGAGCCCGCGGGGGAGCGTGAACCTCCTCGGTGGCCTGATCGAGAAATACTACGGCCCCTTCGGCACGTTCAACCCATCCACCGGCCAGATCCAGACCGGGTACGGACGTGCGTTCACCTACGATACGCGGATGAGCCGGGGGTTCACACCGCCGTTCTTCCCGACCACGAACCTCTACGTCGTGGGGAGCGGGTCGCAGCATCTCGAGGGCACGAAGCCGACGTGGCGGGAGGCGACGCCCCCCTAA